The Apibacter raozihei DNA segment TTCAATTAAGAAAAATACTATAAAAGGAATTAAAGTAAAAATACTTATATATATAATTTTATTTTTTCTTACATCAGGTGTTATCGGTCCCTGACCTATATTTTTAGCTTTATCTAATATGACTATATCAGATACCGTAGTTGCTTTTCTCATCTCAGCTTCCGATAATTTATCTAATAAATTATTATAAATTCCATCATTCAACAAATAGCCACGTTGTGCGTTTATGAATTCACGTTCTTTTTCTGGAAGTGTTGCAAATTCAGCTTCTATTTCCCTAATTTTTTCAGATACACTATTTATATCATTAGATAAATTTTTTCCTGAATTAGCTAAGATAGAAATGGCTTTATTCTTAGCTATATTTATCTTATAATCGAGATCTTTAATTGGTTCTGAAGTAACTCTATACAAAATAAGTTTTTCTCTTTTTTCCTGTTCTAAAGCTTGAATATTTTGTATTACCGATGAAAAAGTAGGATCAACCCCAGTAACGTTGCTGTCGATAATGATAGATCCATTGAATACAGAGTTCCTTAATAGTGAGACAGCTTGGAGTTTTGACTGAAGTTCTGCTTTTTGTTGATCTAAATTTTGAATTTTGGATAAAGCAACACTGGTACCTAAATCTGATTGTGAAAATGTTTTATTTTTTATCTGAACTCTTTGAAATTCAGCTGAAGCGCTATCTAATTTCTTTTTAGTAATGACTATTTGATCTTTTATAAAATCAATAGTATTTTGATTAACAATGTTTTTGTCATCTAGTCTTTTGATTATTAACTGTTCTATGGATTTATTTAAAAAATTAATTGTTCCATTCAGACTTAAACCTTTTTTAGAAACAATCATAACAGATGGTAATTCATTATCAAAATTGACATTAATCATAGACTGAATAGAGGATACAGCTTGATTAACAGTAACTAAATTAAAATAAAATTGTGATCCTATAGCATTACCATTTCCTTCAAATTCGTCATTTTTTACTATCTTAAATTTAAGATTATTTGAATTTAACCAAGTATTTATAGGAACAATAACTTCACTTTTATTGGGAACATTTCTATTAACATATTTTTCAGAAGAATAAAAGTAACAAGTTTCGTTCGGAGTTTCAGGGAAAGTAATTTTAAACTTGTTATTTTTTAGAATTTCAATTTTTGTATTATAATTTAAAGCTTGTGCATAAGTTGTATCAATAATTACCCTGTAAGGTAAATCAATATAATCTATTTCAGTTGTTTTTATATTTCCTTTTTGAAAATAAGTAACATAGAGACTTAACTTTTTGACTAAAGCCTCGTTATGCGTTCTAGAAGATAATAGTTTTTTGT contains these protein-coding regions:
- a CDS encoding exopolysaccharide transport family protein, whose product is MSNETNSNSNPNSASSKNKASDILENNFFSIERFIRRLISNWYWFIIAFIIGWIVSFVVNRFSDRFYQSSITTSISTGTSSVLAPSQSINFIWGGNSGATQGIYYKKLLSSRTHNEALVKKLSLYVTYFQKGNIKTTEIDYIDLPYRVIIDTTYAQALNYNTKIEILKNNKFKITFPETPNETCYFYSSEKYVNRNVPNKSEVIVPINTWLNSNNLKFKIVKNDEFEGNGNAIGSQFYFNLVTVNQAVSSIQSMINVNFDNELPSVMIVSKKGLSLNGTINFLNKSIEQLIIKRLDDKNIVNQNTIDFIKDQIVITKKKLDSASAEFQRVQIKNKTFSQSDLGTSVALSKIQNLDQQKAELQSKLQAVSLLRNSVFNGSIIIDSNVTGVDPTFSSVIQNIQALEQEKREKLILYRVTSEPIKDLDYKINIAKNKAISILANSGKNLSNDINSVSEKIREIEAEFATLPEKEREFINAQRGYLLNDGIYNNLLDKLSEAEMRKATTVSDIVILDKAKNIGQGPITPDVRKNKIIYISIFTLIPFIVFFLIELLDNKIKLISDLKSTTKIPLIGTIGPKNAENNLVVLTRPKSSISESFRAIRSNLRFLFNEKTVKNGKVFLITSSIGGEGKTFIAINLASVIALSGKKTVLVGMDLRKPRIFDDFNISNKVGLSGYLSGNNTLEEIIKPTGYDNFDIIPAGPIPPNPGELLISDENRELIEKLRNLYDYIIIDSPPVGLVIDAYDLMGLSDARLYVTRCNYTYKQLLRSINEKYKAGEVNHIGIIFNDFTNPGGYGYGYGYGYGYGYGYGYGYGYFEEDENYDNSLISRIKRLFKKS